CAAGCTAACGTAGGAACGGTCGTGCAAGCTCCTGCCGGGTCAGAGTCAGGGTACGTGGTGGGTCAGGACCAGTGCGGCTTCCAAGGTGAACTGCTCACCCAGCAGTTTGTCGGCCAGTTGACCGGCATCGAGCAGCACGAACTGTTCGACCTCGCCATCCTGGTTGCACGGTGTGACACCCCATGGCAGCACGCAGTCGAACCAGTCGATGTGCTCGATCACGTAGCCCCCCTCGATGTCGCCGCTGGGCCGGCGCGTGGGAATGCGGCCGCGCCAGCGCAGGCCTTGCAGTTGGGACAAGTCCAGCCCGGCCTCCTCGCGCGTTTCACGCGCCAGCGCCGTCTCCAGCGACTCGCCGGCCGGCACCATGCCGCCCATCAGCGTGTCCCACAGGCCCGGATCGTTCGCCTTGGCGAGCGAGCGTTGCTGCACCCAGTGACGGCCGTCCGGGGACAGGGCCGCCAGGTGGACCGCGAAGGTCGTGATGCCGAGCGGCCGCACCACCGCACGCTCGACTGTGCCAACCGCGCAACCTGCCTCGTCGGTCACGGCGAGTTGTTCGTCGCGCCACACATGGGCCAGCCCGGCGTCGCGCATGAGGTGGGCCAGCCGGCTCAGCGAGCCGGTCACATCGCCTTGTAGTTCCCAGCCGGACTCGTCCCCTCGCATGGTGCCTTTCACCAAGCCAGGGGGCGGCGCCAGCCGCGCGAAGAAATCCGGCTCGACCGATCCGATGCGCGCGCCGGCGCACCACAAGGACTGGCGCGGCGTGCGCGGAGGCTGGTCGGCGCGCGCTCGCTGTCGCGCGACCCAACTTGCCTCCAGCGCGAGTCCGCTCACAAGGTCAGGATGGTGGAGCCGGTGGTCTTGCGCGCCTCGAGGTCGCGGTGCGCCTGCTGCACCTGGTCGAGGGGATAGCGCTGGGCGATGTGGATCTTGACCTTGCCGCTGGTCACCGCCTCGAACAGGTCGTCGGCCATGGCCTGCAAGGTCTCGCGGACGGCGATGTGGGAGAACAGGGTCTGGCGCGTCACGAAGAGGGACCCCTTGGGCCCCAGGATGGCGGGAGAGAACGGCGGCACCGGCCCGCTCGAATTGCCGAAGCTCACCATGATGCCCAGCGGACGAAGGCAGTCGAGCGACTTGTCCCAGGTGTCCTTGCCGACCGAGTCGTACACCACCTTGACGCCCTTGCCGCCGCTGATCTCCTTCACGCGCGCGAGGAAGTCTTCCTTGCTGTAGTTGATCGCGTGCGCCGCGCCGTTGGCCTTGGCCAGCGCGCACTTTTCTTCGCTGCCCGCGGTGCCGATCACCTCGTAGCCGAGGGCCTTCGCCCACTGGCAGGCGATCAGCCCGACGCCGCCGGCGGCCGCGTGAAAGAGGATCTGGTCGCCGCGCTGCAACTGGCCCATCGATGAACGCTTGAGCAGGTACTGCGCCGTGAGGCCCTTGAGCATCATCGCCGCGGCCGTGTCGAAATCGATCGCATCGGGCAGCTTGACCACGTGCTTGGCCGGCATCACGCGGACGTCGGCGTAGGAGCCGGGCGTGTTGCTGGCATACGCGGCGCGGTCACCCGCCTTGAGGAAGCTCACGCCCTCGCCCACGGCCTCCACGATGCCCGCGCCTTCGCCGCCGATGGTCGCCGGCAGCGGCAAGGGATAGAGGCCCGTGCGGTGGTAGACGTCGATGAAGTTCAGGCCCACGGCCTGGTGGCGGATGCGGATCTCGCCGGGGCCGGGCTCGCCGACCTTGACGTCGACGATCTTGAGCTGCTCGGGTCCGCCGGTCTGTTCGACCACTACTGCGCGTGTCATGTCGATGTCCTTGGGTTGTCCTGTGCGAATCACTGATCCTGCCACGAAACCGCCGGGAGGCGGGTAGAGTCGCGGGCTTGCCCATGGACCAACGACTGACATTCCGCACCGCCGCGCTCCTGATCCTGCCTCCGCTGCTATGGGCAGGCAACGCGGTCACCGGCCGGATGCTCAATGGCGTGGTGCCGCCCGTCACGCTGAACCTGCTGCGCTGGGCGCTGGCCTTCGTGCTGCTGCTGCCGCTGGCGGGCTGGGTGCTGCGGCCGGGCAGCGGGCTGTGGAAGCACTGGAAGCGCTATTCCGTCCTCGGCCTGCTCGGGGTGGGCTGCTACAACGCCTTGCAGTACCTCGCGCTGAAGACCTCCACGCCGGTCAACGTGACGCTGGTGGCGGCCAGTTCGCCGGTGTGGATGATCGGCGTGGGCGCCCTGTTCTTCGGCGTGCGCATCACGCGGCGCCAGGTGCTGGGCGCCATCCTGTCGATCGCCGGCGTGCTGGTGGTGCTCGGCCGCGGCGACCTGGATTCGCTGATGCAGGTGCGCCTGGTGCCGGGGGACTTCTACGTGCTGCTCGCCACCGCCGCCTGGGCCGTGTACAGCTGGCTGCTGGTGCGCCCGGGCGATCCGCCGGCGATCCGGACCGACTGGGCGGCCTTCCTGATGGCGCAGCTGGTGCCTGGCCTGGCCTGGTCCACGCTTTTCGCGGCCGGCGAATGGGCCGGCGGCGACACGCACATCGCATGGAGCTGGCCGCTGGCGGGCGCCCTCGCCTACGTGGCCATCGGCCCCGCCATCCTGGCCTACCGCAGCTGGGGCCTGGGCGTGCAGCGGGTAGGGCCCACCATTGCCGGCTTCTTCGCCAACCTGACGCCGCTGTTCGCGGCGCTGCTGTCGGCCGCCTTCCTGGGCGAGGCGCCGCAGCCGTATCACGCGCTCGCTTTCGCCCTGATCGTTGGCGGGATCCTCGTCTCGTCGAAGCGCTGAACCTTAGTAAGTCCCCGGATAAGCGCCACCGTCCGTGAGCACGTTCTGCCCGGTGATATAGCCCGCCTGCTGGCTGCACAGGAAGGCGCAGGTGGCGCCGAACTCCGCCGGCGTGCCGAAGCGCTTCGCGGGAATCGTCTGGCGGCGCGCCGCCATCACTTCCTCCAGCGGCTTGCCGGACTTTTGCGAGGCCCCGATCATCGTGCCGCGCAGGCGATCGGTGTCGTAGGCACCGGGCAGCAGGTTGTTGATTGTGACATTGGCCGACGCCAGCTTGCTGCTGCGAGCGAGCCCCGCGACGAATCCGGTCAAGCCGCTGCGCGCGCCGTTGGACAGGCCCAGGATGTCGATCGGCGCCTTCACCGCGCTCGAAGTGATGTTGACGATGCGCCCGAAGCCGCGCGCCGCCATGCCGTCGACCGTGGCCTTGATCAATTCGATCGGGGTCAGCATGTTGGCGTCCACGGCCCGGATCCAGGCCTCGCGATCCCAGTCGCGAAAGTCACCCGGCGGCGGCCCGCCGGCGTTGGTGACCACGATGTCCCAGTCGCGGCGGAGGGCGAACACCTGCTCGCGCCCGTGCGCCGTGGTGATGTCGGCGGCCACGTGCTGGACGGCCGCCGGCGCCGGCCGCGCGGGATCGGCCATCAGCTGGCGCGCCGCGGCCTCCAGCGCTTCGGCGCCGCGCGCGACGACGACAACGTTAACTCCTTCACGCAACAGGGCTTCGGCGCATCCAAAACCCAGTCCTTTGCTCGCGCCGCACACCAGCGCCCATTTACCTGCAATACCCAAATCCATAATAATCAGCCCTTCTTAAAGCTGAGCCAATACTAATAACATGACAGTAGCGATGCGCACATCATCGGCGATTTTCCTCGCCTGCTGCCTCGCGACCTCGGCCCACGCGCAAGGTTTCAAGTTCTCCAATCCGTCCCGCGACGAGCAGGCAGCGGCCGCCGCCAACTCGCGCAAGGACGCCCTCATCGCCGAGCAGCTGGCGACGCCCTGCCGCGAGCGCATCAAGAACCGCAAGATCGTGGTGCTGGTGGCCGAAGAAAACAACGGCGCGCTCAGCTCGGCCCAGGGCAACTTTGGCCGCCACGTCGAGGCGATCAACCAGCGCCTGCAGGCCGTCGGCCTGAAGACCTACTCGGCCGAACAGATCCGGCGGCAGGTCGCGCAGGAAGAAGTCGACGCCTATTTCAAGAACGATCCGGACCGCGCCCTGAGCGCGTCCAAACGGCTGGCGGCGCAGTACGTCCTCAAGGGCGTGATCGCCACCGAGGCGGCCTACAAGCCGATGGTCAACGTCAACCAGGTCAGCGTGAACATGGATTTCACCCTCACCGACGCCGCGGGCCGTCCGATCTCCACCGCAAAAACGACCAACGCCAGTTACGCCGGCGCCGACGTCGCCGGCATGGCGCTGCAGCTGATCGAGGAACGCGCCGGTGAGGTGGTTGCCCAGTTGTACAGCGACCATTGCCGCAGTGCCCGCTGAAGAACAGGTTTCAAAGAGGAGTGAGAAGAGCATGAACAACAGGATCCTTCGCGTCACCGCGGCCATGGCCGCCATCACCTTCGCCGGCTGTGGCGCCGCGCTCGCGCAGCCCACCTTCGGCAACCCGTCCCCCAATGCGGCCAGCTCCACCTCGCAGAAGGCCAATGCCGCGGCGGACCAGGCCGCCTACCAGGAAGTGGCCTACACCAACAAGGGCAAGGCCGGCCCCGCCCTGGTGGTGATCCCGGGCGAGATCAAGAGCGCCAGCGCCGACTTCCTGCAGAAGTTCGGCCCCAACAACATCGCCGACTTCGGCGAACTGGAGCTCTCGCAGGCCAACTTCCAGGTGCTGGAGCGCTCCAACCTCGGGCCGCTGCTGGGCGAGATCTCGCTGGCCTACAACCTGGGCGATCCCGCCGCCGCGCGCAAGACCATGCAGGTGGGCAAGCTCAAGACCACCAAGTGGGTGGTGAAGTTCGACATCCTCAAGGCCGAACAGATCGCGGAGAACAAGTCCGGATTCGATGGCGGCGCCGTGGGCGGCGTCATCTCCACCCTGGGGGGCTGGAGCCGCAACGCCTGGGCGGCGGGCCAGGTCGCCGGCTCGGTGCAGACCAAGGAAAGCACCGGCGTCTGGCTGATCGGCATGCGCTACAAGATCATGGACGCGACCACCACCGAGCAGGTGGCGCAGGGCTACAAGGAACTGAAGATGGAAGTCGGCGCCAACGCCACCAGCGTGATGGGCGTGTCGCAGTCGGCCAAGGGTGGCGTCGGCCTGGACACCATGGTGCAGCGCCTGGTGCAGACCAGCGTCTGGGAAATCGACAACAAGTACAAGTGATCGCGGGTGTGCAGGAACACTTCGCGATGAAACGGCTCGGCAAGTACCAGATCCGGCGCGTCCTGGGCAAGGGCGCGATGGGCATCGTCTACGAGGGCTTCGATCCGGTGATCGAGCGCACGGTGGCGATCAAGACCATCCTGCCCTCTCAGATCCAGGGCGGCGAATTCGCCGAGCTGATGGCCCGCTTCAAGCGCGAGGCGCAGGCCGCCGGCCGCCTGAACCACCAGGGCATCGTCGCCATCTACGACTACGGCGAGGAGATCGCGCACGACGTGGGCGAGGACGACGCCACCATGTTGGCTTCGCCCACGCCCGCGCAGGCCGGCCAGCAGGTGGCCTACATCGCGATGGAGTTCGTCAAGGGCCGCGAGCTGCGCGACCTGTTCGCCAGCGGCGAGCGACTGCCCGTGGCCGACGTGGCGCGCATCATGACCGAGGTCCT
Above is a window of Ramlibacter tataouinensis DNA encoding:
- a CDS encoding DMT family transporter, which translates into the protein MDQRLTFRTAALLILPPLLWAGNAVTGRMLNGVVPPVTLNLLRWALAFVLLLPLAGWVLRPGSGLWKHWKRYSVLGLLGVGCYNALQYLALKTSTPVNVTLVAASSPVWMIGVGALFFGVRITRRQVLGAILSIAGVLVVLGRGDLDSLMQVRLVPGDFYVLLATAAWAVYSWLLVRPGDPPAIRTDWAAFLMAQLVPGLAWSTLFAAGEWAGGDTHIAWSWPLAGALAYVAIGPAILAYRSWGLGVQRVGPTIAGFFANLTPLFAALLSAAFLGEAPQPYHALAFALIVGGILVSSKR
- a CDS encoding SDR family oxidoreductase, translated to MDLGIAGKWALVCGASKGLGFGCAEALLREGVNVVVVARGAEALEAAARQLMADPARPAPAAVQHVAADITTAHGREQVFALRRDWDIVVTNAGGPPPGDFRDWDREAWIRAVDANMLTPIELIKATVDGMAARGFGRIVNITSSAVKAPIDILGLSNGARSGLTGFVAGLARSSKLASANVTINNLLPGAYDTDRLRGTMIGASQKSGKPLEEVMAARRQTIPAKRFGTPAEFGATCAFLCSQQAGYITGQNVLTDGGAYPGTY
- a CDS encoding quinone oxidoreductase family protein → MTRAVVVEQTGGPEQLKIVDVKVGEPGPGEIRIRHQAVGLNFIDVYHRTGLYPLPLPATIGGEGAGIVEAVGEGVSFLKAGDRAAYASNTPGSYADVRVMPAKHVVKLPDAIDFDTAAAMMLKGLTAQYLLKRSSMGQLQRGDQILFHAAAGGVGLIACQWAKALGYEVIGTAGSEEKCALAKANGAAHAINYSKEDFLARVKEISGGKGVKVVYDSVGKDTWDKSLDCLRPLGIMVSFGNSSGPVPPFSPAILGPKGSLFVTRQTLFSHIAVRETLQAMADDLFEAVTSGKVKIHIAQRYPLDQVQQAHRDLEARKTTGSTILTL
- a CDS encoding NUDIX hydrolase encodes the protein MSGLALEASWVARQRARADQPPRTPRQSLWCAGARIGSVEPDFFARLAPPPGLVKGTMRGDESGWELQGDVTGSLSRLAHLMRDAGLAHVWRDEQLAVTDEAGCAVGTVERAVVRPLGITTFAVHLAALSPDGRHWVQQRSLAKANDPGLWDTLMGGMVPAGESLETALARETREEAGLDLSQLQGLRWRGRIPTRRPSGDIEGGYVIEHIDWFDCVLPWGVTPCNQDGEVEQFVLLDAGQLADKLLGEQFTLEAALVLTHHVP